A stretch of DNA from Myxococcales bacterium:
GGCCGCCAGCGCGTCCGCCACGGCCGCGTAATAGGCCGGCGGCCAGCGCTTCACCGCCAGGTCGCCGTGGCAACCCGGATGCAGCGCGATGAAATTTTTCGGGACGCCGGCCGCGCGCAAGAGGCCGTTGGCGGCGACGGTCGCCGCCCGCGGCAGGGCAATTTTCGGGTAGGTCATTTCCGCCGCGTAGCCCGCCGCGCGCAGCAGGTCGAGGTTCGCCTCGACCTCGTGGCGTTGCGGATCGACCGCGAGCGCGACGGTGGCCAGGCCACGATTACGGCCGACGTCGTGGCTGACCGTGACGCGGGAGAAGCGGGTCGCCGCGGCGACCAGCGGCGATTGGCCGGTCGGGTAGGTGAACAGGGTCAAATCGGGTTTTTCGGCGGCGAACCAGGCCGGCGCGTCGAACTCCTTTTCGAGGATGACCATTCGGCTTTGCGGCCGGGCCAGTTCGGCGATCCGCCGGCAGCGCGGATCGAGCAGCAGCGTCAGTTCGGCGCGCGGCAACAGCCGCTCGACGGCTTCAATGAGCGGCAGCGCCAGAATGAAATTGCCGAGGCCGTAAAGCCGGACGATGACGACCTTGTGGATGGCGGGGCGCTCGCTGGCGGATTTTGCCTCGTTCATTTGCCGTGATCCCATTCGTTGCTCGTTACCGCGAACGCGACGCCAGGTAGTCGTCGAACCAGAAAGGACCGCCGTCCGGCCGCATCGAGTACATCGGCTGCACGACCAGTTTCGCGGCGCCGAATTCTTGCACGCGACGCCACAGGGCGTCGTCCTTGAAACCCGAGAAAAGCAGCACCGCGTTCTGGATCCGCGCGGCCTCGTCCAGCGTCAGCCGGGGCGCGTTGATGCTGCCCGAACGAATGATTTCCTCGACGTAGCCGACCGGCCGCAAGGCCCGAACGGCTCCCTCGTCGTCCAGCACCAGCGTGTGGTGTCCGCCGCCGAAGAGCACCGTCGGCCGGCCGCCGCGGCGGCGCAAGAACTCCGGCAGAAAGAGCCGCCGGAAGCGGTTGTGGACCTCGAACGGCGCCGGTTCGGTGGCGAGCGGCGGCACGAGCGACGGCGGCTCGTCAGCGGCCGCGAGCCGCTCCAGATACAGGCCGGCGCGGAAGTGCAGGAACGGCCAGACCGCCTCGCTTTGCGACCGTGCCAGTTCGAACAGTTCCCGCGCGCGGGGCCGGTCGCGCCAGAGGTAATGAAAAATCGCCCGGTCGTAGGTCAGCCGCAACAGGTGTTCCAGCGAGCCGTTCGCCTTCACCAGCGCCGCGAGGCGATCGATGAGCTGTTCGCTTTCGGGCAGCGACAGCCCGCCGAGAAAATCCTCGAGCACGACGAAGCGGCGGTCGATCTCGTCGGGCGGGAGGGAAAAGCGCTTTTGCGTGTATTGCCAGTCGGACGGCTGCGGCTCGTTCGGCGGCTCGGTCGCGGCCTGGTTGGGCGGTCGCCGCACCGTCTGGTAGAGCAAGGGCGCGCGCGGCTCGTCGACCCACTCGTAATCGCGGTTGAGGTAGTCGCCGAAGGTGTAGCCCATCTGTTCGACGGCGGTGAGCTTGGCCCGCTTGTCGAGATAGCCGAAATGCTTGACGCGGAAATTGACCCGCCCCCACAGGCCGTCGACCTGGTCGACGTTCGGAAACGACTTGTGGAACTTGATGTTGTAGTAGAACACCTTGCCCGGCGCGTAACGAAACATCAGCGGATGCATCGTTTCCAGATCGCCGTGCCGCTCGTCGCCGACGAAGTTGAACCGCTGGCACATCCAGGCCTTGTAGCCGGGGATTTCCATCAGGCGGCGGATGTTTTCGACGCCGCGCTCCTCGAGGGTTTCGTCGGCGTCCCATTTGACGATCCAATCCGGATCGGTCAGCGTGGCCAGGGCCAGGGCGATGCTCCGGTCGTGCGTCTCGTGGTAGAAGCCTTTGTTCATCGAAACGACGTGTCGCACCTTCCGGTGAGAACGCAGCAGCTTGACGGTGCCGTCGGTCGAGCCGTCGTCGTAGGCGACGATGTGGTCGCAGAACCGGGCGAGGTTTTCCAGGCAGCGCGGCAGGTTTTGTTCCTCGTTCTTGACCCGTAGCGCGGCGGTCAACACCTGTTTGCGAATACGCGGACGGCCCATCTACGCACCTCGCTCGTTGATCGAAAAACTCGCGTCCTCGATGAAAACGTACATCGGCAACCGCTCCTCCCGCAAGATTCGCCGCGGTTATCGACCGAAAAAACCAAAAGCTTGAATCGCGCCGTTTCTTCCCGGTCGCTTCGCTACGCCGCGGCGGGCGCCTTTTCCAGTACCGCCGCCAGCGGTTTCGGCTGTTCGACGACGCGCAAGCCCACCTCTCGGGCGACGGCCAGACTTTCTTCGAAGGTCGCCGGAGTGACGTGGCGCGGCGGCTCGATGAACAGCAGCCGGCCGCCGGGGCGCAACACCTCGACGATCCGGGCGAACAAATCCTTTTTGTCGGGCACCTCGTGAACCATGTGGATCGTCAGCACCAGGTCGATTTTTCCCGCCAGGTCGCCCACGCCCAGCGGCGGCGCGTCGCCCGACCGCGCCTCGATCCGCTCGGCCAGACCGGCCTTGAGCGCCCGCCGGCGCAACCCGTCCAGCATCTTGGGCTGCAGATCGACGCCGATCACCCGCCCGTCCCGGCCGGTCAGCCGGGCCGCCGGCAGGCTGAAATAGCCCATGCCGCAACCGACATCGAGAATCGTCAGGCCGGGGCGGATGTGCGGGGCCAGCATTTTTTCGGGGTTTTCGACCAGCTTGCGCAGCGGATTGATCAGCAGGTAGCCGAGCCACCAGGGACAAACGTGCGCCATGTTTTACCTCTCGTTTTTGACGGCGCCCTCGCTTGCCGCGAGGACCGCCGGAATGAATTCGAGCAGATCGTCGACGATGCCGACGTCCGCATATTGAAAAATCGGCGCGGCCGGATCGCGGTTGATCGCCACGATCGTGCCGGATTCGCGCATCCCCGCCACGTGCTGCGCCGAACCGGAAATGCCGCAGGCGAGGTAGACCTTCGGGGCCACCGTCGCGCCGGTCTGGCCCACCTGCCGCCGGTATTCCAACCAACCGTCGTCGCACAACGGCCGCGAGCCGGCCACGGCGCCCTTCGGAAACAAGGCGGCAAGGCGGCGGATCAGCTCCAGGTTTTCGCGCCGGCCGATGCCGCGCCCGGCCGCCACGACGACCTCGGCGGCCAGCAAGCCCGCGTCGGCGGCGTGCGTTTGGCGAACCCCGAGCGGCCGGACGGTCGAGGGCGCGGGCGGAGCCGACACTTTGATGACCCGTCCCCCGGCAGCCGGTTCGAGGGGGGCGCGCGGAAAAGCGCCGGGTTGCACGGTCAACACCGTCAGCGGCGCGACGGATTTCATCCAACCGTGCAACTTGCCGTTGTAAAGCGGCCGGCGGAAGAGCAGTTCGTCGTTT
This window harbors:
- a CDS encoding electron transfer flavoprotein subunit alpha/FixB family protein; this translates as MNAAAAKLAIVLAVDADSGAAIDQAAELLAAARRLAGPEGAEIAVALFGADPDPPARELAAAGVDVYAVETAGAAGYWREVWSAVLTEILSERSATHLVLRHDSLGLDLAPTLAARREAACLTGVEAIARENDELLFRRPLYNGKLHGWMKSVAPLTVLTVQPGAFPRAPLEPAAGGRVIKVSAPPAPSTVRPLGVRQTHAADAGLLAAEVVVAAGRGIGRRENLELIRRLAALFPKGAVAGSRPLCDDGWLEYRRQVGQTGATVAPKVYLACGISGSAQHVAGMRESGTIVAINRDPAAPIFQYADVGIVDDLLEFIPAVLAASEGAVKNER
- a CDS encoding glycosyltransferase, whose product is MGRPRIRKQVLTAALRVKNEEQNLPRCLENLARFCDHIVAYDDGSTDGTVKLLRSHRKVRHVVSMNKGFYHETHDRSIALALATLTDPDWIVKWDADETLEERGVENIRRLMEIPGYKAWMCQRFNFVGDERHGDLETMHPLMFRYAPGKVFYYNIKFHKSFPNVDQVDGLWGRVNFRVKHFGYLDKRAKLTAVEQMGYTFGDYLNRDYEWVDEPRAPLLYQTVRRPPNQAATEPPNEPQPSDWQYTQKRFSLPPDEIDRRFVVLEDFLGGLSLPESEQLIDRLAALVKANGSLEHLLRLTYDRAIFHYLWRDRPRARELFELARSQSEAVWPFLHFRAGLYLERLAAADEPPSLVPPLATEPAPFEVHNRFRRLFLPEFLRRRGGRPTVLFGGGHHTLVLDDEGAVRALRPVGYVEEIIRSGSINAPRLTLDEAARIQNAVLLFSGFKDDALWRRVQEFGAAKLVVQPMYSMRPDGGPFWFDDYLASRSR
- a CDS encoding class I SAM-dependent methyltransferase, which gives rise to MAHVCPWWLGYLLINPLRKLVENPEKMLAPHIRPGLTILDVGCGMGYFSLPAARLTGRDGRVIGVDLQPKMLDGLRRRALKAGLAERIEARSGDAPPLGVGDLAGKIDLVLTIHMVHEVPDKKDLFARIVEVLRPGGRLLFIEPPRHVTPATFEESLAVAREVGLRVVEQPKPLAAVLEKAPAAA